In Helicobacter mastomyrinus, a single genomic region encodes these proteins:
- the rnhA gene encoding ribonuclease HI, which translates to MKQVTLYCDGSALGNPGAGGWCGILSFGDKQKILTGGEPHTTNNRMELLAVIESLKALKEPCIVHLYSDSRYVCNGINEWLTKWVAKQFKDVKNPDLWQSYIQAAMPHQVIAHWVKAHAGVPQNELCDKLAKQSAQAFLNKGDI; encoded by the coding sequence ATGAAGCAAGTTACCCTATATTGTGATGGAAGCGCACTTGGGAATCCAGGCGCAGGCGGCTGGTGTGGAATTCTTTCTTTTGGGGATAAACAGAAGATTCTTACCGGCGGAGAACCTCATACGACGAATAATCGTATGGAGCTTTTAGCTGTTATAGAATCTCTTAAAGCACTCAAAGAGCCGTGCATCGTGCATTTATATAGCGATTCCCGCTATGTGTGTAATGGCATTAATGAGTGGCTCACAAAATGGGTGGCAAAGCAGTTCAAAGATGTAAAGAATCCTGATTTATGGCAAAGTTATATACAAGCTGCTATGCCCCATCAAGTCATCGCGCATTGGGTGAAAGCCCACGCGGGTGTGCCACAAAATGAGCTTTGCGATAAACTCGCTAAACAATCTGCTCAAGCATTTCTTAATAAAGGAGATATATGA
- the glmU gene encoding bifunctional UDP-N-acetylglucosamine diphosphorylase/glucosamine-1-phosphate N-acetyltransferase GlmU, with protein MNISIVILAAGAGTRMKSNTPKVLHRICGKVMLFYSIDEALYLSDDVHIVLYHQENLIKESVLKAYKIAYDEKRLHFHTQDHINFPGTAGALMQGGRGAECKKPFCYKYDEVLILNGDMPLIRSHTLQALCANNAPIVMSVLHLDNPNGYGRVVIENNAVQKIIEQKDANARELLIKDVNAGVYKIHKSILEKYLARISNTNAQKEFYLTDVIFYAKQDNVSIAALIVEEAEFMGVNSKVQLANAQEVMLTRLRDAAMEQGVIMHLPHTIYIESQVRFYGECIIEQGVQILGECEIRDAHIKAHSVIEQSIIESSDIGPLAHIRPKSHIKNTHIGNFVETKASNLNGVKAGHLSYLGDCEIDSGSNIGAGVITCNYDGKAKHKSIIGKNVFVGSDVQLVAPVKIAQNTLIGAGSTITKDTQEGDLVLSRTPQKHIKNGYFTFFNKKP; from the coding sequence ATGAATATATCAATAGTGATTCTTGCAGCAGGAGCTGGCACACGAATGAAGTCAAACACGCCAAAGGTGCTTCATAGAATCTGTGGCAAGGTAATGCTGTTTTATAGTATTGATGAGGCATTGTATTTAAGCGATGATGTGCATATCGTGCTTTATCACCAAGAAAACCTTATCAAAGAATCTGTGCTTAAAGCCTATAAAATAGCCTATGATGAAAAAAGGTTACATTTTCACACACAAGATCATATCAATTTTCCCGGCACAGCAGGCGCACTGATGCAAGGAGGCAGGGGCGCAGAATGCAAAAAACCCTTTTGCTACAAATATGATGAGGTGCTTATCCTTAATGGAGATATGCCTCTTATCCGCTCACATACGCTTCAAGCCCTATGTGCTAATAATGCGCCCATTGTAATGAGTGTGCTGCATTTAGACAATCCTAATGGCTATGGGCGTGTGGTGATAGAAAATAATGCTGTGCAAAAAATCATCGAACAAAAAGATGCAAATGCACGAGAGTTATTGATTAAAGATGTAAATGCGGGGGTGTATAAGATTCACAAAAGCATATTGGAGAAGTATTTAGCGCGTATTAGTAATACAAATGCACAAAAGGAATTTTACCTCACTGATGTGATTTTTTATGCCAAGCAGGATAATGTATCCATTGCCGCGTTGATAGTAGAGGAAGCAGAATTTATGGGGGTGAATTCTAAGGTGCAGTTAGCCAATGCACAAGAGGTAATGCTCACTCGCTTAAGAGATGCTGCAATGGAGCAAGGCGTGATAATGCACCTGCCTCATACCATTTATATAGAATCTCAAGTGCGATTTTATGGAGAATGTATCATCGAGCAAGGAGTGCAAATACTCGGGGAATGCGAGATTAGAGATGCTCACATTAAAGCTCATAGCGTGATTGAGCAAAGCATTATAGAATCAAGCGATATAGGGCCTCTAGCTCATATCCGCCCTAAAAGTCATATCAAAAATACGCATATTGGTAATTTTGTTGAAACTAAGGCGAGTAACCTCAATGGCGTTAAGGCAGGGCATTTAAGCTATTTGGGGGATTGTGAGATTGATAGCGGGAGCAATATTGGCGCGGGAGTGATTACCTGTAATTATGATGGCAAGGCAAAGCATAAGAGCATTATAGGCAAAAATGTATTTGTGGGAAGTGATGTGCAGCTTGTCGCCCCTGTGAAAATTGCTCAAAATACGCTTATTGGTGCAGGTAGCACGATTACAAAAGACACACAAGAGGGGGATTTGGTGCTTTCACGCACACCGCAAAAACATATCAAAAATGGCTATTTTACATTTTTTAACAAAAAACCATAA
- the guaB gene encoding IMP dehydrogenase yields the protein MKITQKALTFEDVLLVPAYSQILPQEVNTQTMLSKNIALNIPLVSAAMDTVTEYRTAIAMARLGGIGIIHKNMDIASQVEQIKRVKKSESGVIVDPIYIRADSTLADAKAITDNYKISGVPVVDEYGKLIGILTNRDVRFEHDLNKLVGDLMTKDSLVTAKVGTTLEEAKEIMHKNRIEKLPIVDENYTLKGLITIKDIQKRIEYPNSCKDSFGRLKVGAAIGVKQFERAEALTDAGADVLVLDCAHGHSVNAIKTLEKIKSKLVIDVIVGNVVTAEATKDLINAGADAVKVGIGPGSICTTRIVAGVGMPQISAIDACAQVAKQHNVPIIADGGIKYSGDIAKAIAVGASSVMIGSLIAGTEESPGDLIIYQGRQYKGYRGMGSMGAMTRGSADRYFQEGTAQDKLVPEGVEGRVPYRGKVGDVVHQLVGGLKSSMGYLGSKDIPTLWERAEFVEITSAGLRESHVHDVDITKEAPNYHG from the coding sequence ATGAAAATTACGCAAAAAGCTCTTACATTTGAAGATGTCTTGCTTGTCCCTGCATATTCACAGATATTGCCCCAAGAAGTCAATACCCAAACGATGTTAAGCAAGAATATTGCCCTTAATATTCCCCTTGTGAGTGCGGCGATGGATACAGTTACAGAATATCGCACAGCCATTGCGATGGCGCGATTAGGGGGGATTGGGATTATCCATAAAAATATGGATATTGCCTCTCAAGTCGAGCAGATTAAACGTGTGAAAAAGAGCGAAAGCGGTGTGATTGTCGATCCTATCTATATACGTGCGGATAGTACATTAGCCGATGCTAAGGCGATTACAGATAATTATAAGATTTCAGGTGTACCTGTTGTCGATGAGTATGGCAAACTCATTGGCATCTTAACAAACCGCGATGTGCGATTTGAACACGATTTGAATAAACTCGTGGGTGATTTGATGACAAAAGATTCTCTTGTAACGGCTAAGGTTGGCACGACTTTAGAAGAGGCAAAGGAGATTATGCACAAAAATAGAATCGAAAAGCTCCCTATTGTCGATGAAAACTACACGCTTAAAGGGCTTATCACCATTAAAGATATTCAAAAACGTATAGAATACCCAAACTCTTGCAAGGATAGCTTTGGGCGGCTAAAGGTGGGCGCGGCTATTGGAGTGAAGCAGTTTGAGAGGGCTGAAGCACTCACTGATGCAGGGGCTGATGTGCTTGTGTTAGATTGTGCACACGGGCATTCTGTCAATGCGATTAAGACATTAGAAAAGATTAAATCTAAACTTGTGATTGATGTTATCGTAGGTAATGTCGTAACAGCTGAAGCTACAAAGGATTTAATCAATGCAGGAGCAGACGCGGTAAAGGTAGGCATAGGACCGGGTAGCATTTGCACTACGCGGATTGTGGCGGGTGTGGGTATGCCTCAAATTTCTGCAATTGATGCGTGCGCACAAGTGGCAAAGCAGCACAATGTACCTATTATCGCCGATGGAGGTATAAAGTATTCAGGTGATATTGCTAAAGCCATAGCCGTAGGGGCTTCAAGTGTGATGATAGGCAGCCTCATTGCTGGCACAGAAGAATCCCCAGGAGATTTAATCATCTATCAAGGCAGACAATATAAAGGTTATCGTGGTATGGGAAGTATGGGGGCGATGACAAGGGGCAGTGCGGATAGGTATTTCCAAGAAGGCACAGCACAGGATAAGCTTGTGCCTGAAGGCGTGGAGGGGCGAGTGCCATATCGAGGCAAGGTCGGCGATGTGGTGCATCAGCTCGTGGGTGGGCTGAAGTCATCAATGGGCTATCTAGGGAGTAAGGATATTCCTACATTATGGGAGAGGGCGGAATTTGTAGAGATTACTTCTGCGGGATTGAGGGAATCTCACGTGCACGATGTAGATATTACCAAAGAAGCCCCCAATTATCACGGCTAA
- the xseB gene encoding exodeoxyribonuclease VII small subunit, with product MPNTQDSIFDSTTTEEQRNDNTANGQDFENLIEKAKVVLNKLNSQEITLKESLALYESGMQSLKSAEEILEKAKLQYQEFKE from the coding sequence ATGCCAAATACACAAGATTCTATCTTTGATAGCACCACCACAGAGGAGCAAAGAAATGATAATACTGCCAATGGGCAGGATTTTGAAAACTTGATTGAAAAGGCAAAAGTTGTCTTAAACAAGCTAAACTCCCAAGAAATCACATTAAAAGAATCTTTAGCCCTTTATGAAAGCGGTATGCAAAGCCTAAAAAGTGCGGAGGAAATCCTAGAAAAAGCGAAGTTGCAATACCAAGAATTTAAAGAATAG
- the trmA gene encoding tRNA (uridine(54)-C5)-methyltransferase TrmA produces MECAHFGICGGCNNTALSYKQQFEGKIAQTTQEFYPLLNKQNVRIESFDSLESGFRARAEWRIYHDNGTMHFAMSALESAHKVPITQCPILLPILQSLFPLLLDILQHNQILHHKLYACNLLCSMQDEVIITLIYHKHLDSLWEEAAQKAQYRLTKALNVPLHIVGRSKNQKCVLGKTYICESLSLLNGTYHYQYFKQEGAFSQPNPLINLKMLEFVASSLQKLYPKPICDALEIYCGSGNFTLILSAFFRKVLATEVVKSAIALLKDNMTQNHITNITPVRLNARESIQALCGERAFFRLKDVDIASFNIECVLIDPPRSGVGDKAILAFLQRFPSIIYISCNPSTLTQDLSILLQTHSIARFGLFDQFPYTHHRECVVILRKNLL; encoded by the coding sequence ATGGAATGTGCGCATTTTGGCATTTGTGGCGGGTGTAATAACACTGCCTTAAGCTATAAGCAGCAGTTTGAAGGCAAAATTGCGCAAACCACACAGGAATTTTACCCCTTACTCAATAAACAAAATGTGAGGATTGAAAGCTTTGATTCTCTAGAGAGTGGCTTTCGCGCTCGTGCGGAATGGCGGATTTATCACGATAATGGCACAATGCACTTTGCAATGAGTGCCTTAGAATCTGCCCATAAAGTCCCCATTACACAATGCCCGATTTTACTCCCCATTTTGCAAAGCCTCTTCCCACTCCTGCTTGATATATTACAACACAATCAAATCCTTCATCACAAGCTTTATGCGTGTAATCTGCTGTGCAGTATGCAAGATGAGGTGATTATCACACTCATTTATCATAAGCATTTAGATTCTCTATGGGAAGAAGCGGCACAAAAAGCGCAATATAGGCTTACAAAAGCACTCAATGTGCCATTGCATATCGTTGGACGCAGCAAAAATCAAAAGTGTGTATTAGGCAAAACTTATATATGTGAATCTCTAAGTCTCTTGAATGGCACTTATCATTATCAATATTTTAAGCAAGAGGGAGCTTTTAGTCAACCAAACCCGCTTATTAATCTTAAAATGCTTGAATTTGTCGCCTCATCGCTGCAAAAACTCTATCCTAAGCCTATTTGCGATGCTTTGGAGATTTATTGTGGGAGTGGGAATTTCACTTTGATATTGTCTGCATTTTTTAGAAAGGTGTTAGCCACAGAAGTAGTAAAATCCGCTATCGCCCTGCTTAAAGACAATATGACACAAAATCATATTACAAACATTACCCCCGTGCGGCTTAATGCGCGTGAAAGTATACAAGCTTTATGTGGGGAACGTGCCTTTTTTCGCCTTAAAGATGTGGATATTGCATCTTTTAATATTGAGTGTGTGCTAATCGACCCACCTCGCAGCGGTGTAGGTGATAAAGCAATTTTAGCATTTTTACAACGTTTTCCTAGCATTATCTACATTTCGTGCAATCCTAGCACTCTCACACAAGATTTATCTATCCTTTTACAAACGCATAGTATTGCGCGATTTGGGCTTTTTGACCAATTCCCTTATACACATCATAGGGAATGTGTAGTGATTTTGCGCAAAAATCTTTTATAG
- the gatA gene encoding Asp-tRNA(Asn)/Glu-tRNA(Gln) amidotransferase subunit GatA, with protein MITLKEALNKSEGELKEIKASLIQKAKEKIELNAYIGEIIESGSGVPILIKDNINVKGWEITCASKILKGYISPYNAHVITRLHENRMCAFGRANMDEFAMGSTSESSCYGRVKNPLDTSRVPGGSSGGSAAAVAAGIAIASLGSDTGGSIRQPAGYCGCVGLKPSYGRVSRYGLVAYSSSLDQIGPITQNIEDAALLLDAISGYDKRDSTSASLPSLNTFKDLDSNARYKIAVLKDFLKDATPQVQKAYYQSIKVLESMGHSIVEKSMLDTRYHISTYYIICTAEASSNLARFDGIRYGSRAQGDNLKDVYFNTRSAYFGEEVKRRILLGSFVLSSGYYDAYYLKAQQVRQKICAEYEGILNECDAILLPIAPSVAPKFGASHSPLEMYLSDIYTIGVNLAGLPALCMPVDKDENGLSIGMQLIGAKFKEQIILNAAYGLEKALA; from the coding sequence ATGATAACACTTAAAGAAGCGTTAAACAAAAGCGAGGGCGAACTCAAGGAGATAAAAGCCTCTCTTATACAAAAGGCAAAAGAAAAGATAGAACTTAACGCCTATATTGGCGAGATTATAGAGAGTGGTAGCGGTGTGCCTATCCTCATTAAAGATAATATTAATGTGAAAGGTTGGGAGATTACTTGTGCGAGTAAGATTCTAAAAGGCTATATTTCCCCATATAACGCACACGTAATCACGCGATTGCACGAGAATAGAATGTGTGCTTTTGGACGTGCGAATATGGACGAATTTGCAATGGGTAGCACGAGCGAATCGAGCTGCTATGGAAGAGTGAAAAATCCCCTTGACACCTCGCGAGTGCCCGGTGGCAGCAGTGGAGGAAGTGCGGCAGCTGTGGCAGCAGGGATTGCCATCGCGTCATTAGGGAGCGATACAGGAGGTTCGATCCGCCAACCAGCAGGATACTGCGGCTGTGTAGGGTTAAAGCCAAGCTATGGGCGAGTAAGCCGCTATGGTTTAGTGGCATATAGCTCAAGCCTAGACCAAATAGGACCTATCACGCAAAATATAGAAGATGCGGCATTGCTCCTTGATGCCATTAGTGGATATGACAAGAGAGATTCGACAAGTGCTAGTCTCCCGTCCCTTAATACCTTCAAAGACTTAGATTCTAATGCACGTTATAAAATCGCCGTGCTAAAAGATTTTTTAAAAGACGCTACACCACAAGTGCAAAAAGCCTATTATCAAAGCATTAAAGTCTTAGAATCTATGGGGCATAGCATTGTGGAAAAATCTATGCTTGATACGCGCTATCATATCTCTACCTATTATATTATCTGCACAGCAGAGGCAAGCTCGAATCTCGCGCGTTTTGATGGGATTCGCTATGGGAGTCGTGCTCAAGGAGATAATCTCAAAGATGTGTATTTTAATACTCGCTCGGCTTATTTTGGCGAGGAAGTCAAACGTCGTATTTTGTTAGGAAGCTTTGTTTTAAGCAGCGGATATTATGATGCTTATTATCTTAAAGCCCAGCAAGTGCGGCAAAAGATTTGTGCAGAATATGAGGGGATTCTCAATGAATGCGATGCAATTTTACTGCCTATCGCCCCTAGTGTCGCTCCTAAATTTGGCGCGTCGCATTCTCCCTTAGAGATGTATTTAAGTGATATTTATACTATTGGGGTAAATCTAGCGGGATTACCGGCATTATGTATGCCTGTAGATAAAGATGAAAATGGTTTAAGCATAGGTATGCAGCTTATTGGCGCAAAATTTAAGGAGCAGATAATCCTTAATGCTGCTTATGGATTAGAAAAAGCACTTGCTTAA
- the aroC gene encoding chorismate synthase: protein MNTFGVAFRVSTFGESHGEGIGCVIDGVPAGLYIDEAFLESAMCERAPGRNAYSTQRKEPDKVQILSGVFDGVSTGAPIGLWIANTSSKSSDYANIKDIFRPGHADYTYFKKYGIRDYRGGGRSSARESAARVAAGAIAQMLLKECNIKVESGIYAIGDISATQYDFSYAKQSDIFALDKTCETAQKALIEKAKKMHNSIGGVAFIRAEGIPAGLGEPLYHRLDGALGAALMGLNAIKAVEIGDGVRSSMQYGNEHNDEMSKEGFMSNHSGGILGGISNGNTLLLKTYFKPTPSIFIPQQTLNTQGEEQICHIKGRHDPCVAVRGSVVAKAMVALVLADMLLLHTTSQLSFIKKVYECL, encoded by the coding sequence ATGAATACCTTTGGAGTGGCATTTCGTGTAAGTACTTTTGGGGAATCTCACGGCGAGGGCATAGGCTGCGTGATTGATGGTGTGCCTGCGGGATTATACATTGATGAAGCATTTTTAGAATCTGCTATGTGTGAGCGTGCACCCGGACGCAATGCGTATAGCACACAACGTAAAGAGCCAGACAAAGTGCAGATTCTAAGCGGAGTGTTTGATGGGGTAAGCACAGGTGCACCCATAGGGCTATGGATAGCCAATACTTCTAGTAAGAGCAGTGATTATGCAAATATTAAAGACATTTTCCGCCCCGGACACGCTGATTATACATATTTTAAAAAATATGGCATTAGGGATTATCGCGGTGGAGGGCGTAGCTCCGCACGTGAGAGTGCAGCGAGGGTAGCCGCAGGAGCTATCGCGCAAATGCTCCTTAAAGAATGCAATATTAAGGTAGAGAGTGGAATCTATGCTATTGGCGATATTAGTGCGACACAATATGATTTTAGCTATGCAAAGCAAAGTGATATTTTTGCATTGGATAAAACGTGTGAAACAGCACAAAAGGCATTGATTGAAAAGGCTAAAAAGATGCACAATAGCATTGGTGGAGTGGCATTTATCCGTGCAGAGGGCATTCCTGCGGGATTAGGTGAGCCGCTTTATCATCGCTTAGATGGGGCGCTAGGGGCAGCATTAATGGGGCTTAATGCTATCAAAGCGGTAGAAATTGGCGATGGGGTGCGTTCAAGTATGCAATATGGCAATGAGCATAATGATGAGATGAGCAAAGAGGGCTTTATGAGTAATCACAGCGGGGGCATTTTAGGCGGTATTAGCAATGGCAATACACTTTTGCTAAAGACCTATTTTAAGCCCACGCCGAGCATTTTTATCCCACAACAAACGCTCAATACACAAGGTGAGGAGCAAATATGCCATATCAAAGGACGGCACGATCCTTGCGTGGCAGTGCGTGGCAGTGTAGTGGCTAAGGCGATGGTAGCGCTCGTATTAGCTGATATGCTACTTTTGCATACCACTTCGCAATTATCCTTTATCAAAAAGGTTTATGAATGTTTATAG
- the fliP gene encoding flagellar type III secretion system pore protein FliP (The bacterial flagellar biogenesis protein FliP forms a type III secretion system (T3SS)-type pore required for flagellar assembly.) → MKKLLWIYGICVCFLSAEPSSNITPVLPSPSSIPSVPSLPNNPVLPSVDLSITAPQEPTELVTTLNIVLIITLLVLAPSLVLVMTSFTRIVIVFAFLRTALGTQQSPPTQILVSLALVLTFFIMEPVVTKSYEVGIKPYTEKQISYDEAFERAIVPFKDFMIKNTREKDLALFFRIRHLENPQSVDDVPLSVLIPAFMISELKTAFWIGFLLYLPFLVIDMVISSVLMAMGMMMLPPVMISLPFKILVFVLVDGWNLLIGNLVQGFK, encoded by the coding sequence TTGAAAAAACTTTTATGGATATATGGCATTTGCGTGTGTTTTTTATCAGCTGAACCAAGCTCTAATATCACACCTGTGCTTCCATCACCTTCAAGTATCCCCTCTGTCCCATCGCTCCCTAATAATCCCGTGCTGCCTTCAGTAGACTTATCTATTACTGCACCACAAGAGCCTACCGAGCTTGTTACAACACTTAATATCGTCCTTATCATTACTCTACTTGTGCTTGCGCCTTCCCTTGTGCTTGTGATGACAAGCTTCACACGTATTGTTATTGTTTTTGCTTTTTTACGCACCGCACTTGGCACACAGCAGTCTCCTCCTACGCAAATCCTTGTAAGCCTCGCGCTTGTATTGACTTTTTTTATTATGGAGCCAGTAGTAACTAAAAGCTATGAAGTAGGCATTAAGCCCTATACAGAGAAGCAGATTTCCTATGATGAGGCATTTGAGCGCGCCATTGTGCCATTTAAAGATTTTATGATTAAAAACACACGTGAGAAAGACCTCGCGCTATTTTTTAGAATCCGCCACCTTGAGAATCCCCAAAGTGTCGATGATGTACCTCTTAGTGTGCTAATACCCGCCTTTATGATAAGTGAGCTAAAAACTGCCTTTTGGATAGGTTTTTTACTCTATCTGCCCTTCTTGGTCATTGATATGGTAATTAGCTCCGTGCTTATGGCAATGGGTATGATGATGCTCCCGCCAGTGATGATTTCCCTCCCTTTTAAAATTCTAGTATTTGTGCTAGTTGATGGGTGGAATCTACTCATTGGGAATCTCGTGCAGGGATTTAAGTAG
- the rnc gene encoding ribonuclease III, which translates to MTNIRLPKDSYLLENTIGYHFKNKRLLLEALTHKSCKKPYNNERLEFLGDAVLDLLVGEYLFKKLPRAREGELSKLRACIVNETGFMRLAKSINLGDFIYISQAEENNNGRERDSILSNAFEALMGAIYLESHLRYLSKIVYHLLESNYAKIDLPSLFTDYKTALQEITQALFHEVPTYTLIGQNGPDHRKVFEIALHIRGIEYAREIGHSKKEAQQKCAQIAYEKILQETHIKEPK; encoded by the coding sequence ATGACCAATATAAGATTACCTAAAGATTCGTATTTGCTTGAAAATACAATTGGCTATCATTTTAAAAACAAAAGACTTTTACTTGAAGCCCTCACACATAAAAGTTGCAAAAAGCCCTATAATAATGAGCGGCTAGAATTTCTAGGTGATGCGGTGCTGGACTTGCTTGTGGGAGAATATCTATTTAAAAAATTGCCTCGTGCTAGAGAGGGAGAGCTAAGCAAGCTTCGTGCTTGTATTGTAAATGAAACGGGTTTTATGAGGCTTGCTAAATCTATTAATCTAGGTGATTTTATTTATATTTCACAAGCTGAAGAGAATAATAATGGACGAGAGAGAGATTCTATTCTCTCAAATGCGTTTGAAGCTCTTATGGGAGCTATTTATTTAGAATCTCATCTTCGATATCTTAGTAAAATTGTTTATCATCTCCTTGAATCAAACTATGCAAAAATTGATTTGCCCTCACTCTTTACAGATTATAAAACTGCCCTGCAAGAGATTACCCAAGCATTATTTCACGAAGTGCCCACTTATACGCTTATTGGTCAAAATGGTCCTGATCATAGAAAAGTCTTTGAGATTGCACTTCATATCCGTGGCATAGAATATGCACGTGAAATAGGGCATTCAAAAAAAGAAGCCCAACAAAAATGCGCACAAATTGCTTATGAAAAGATTTTACAAGAAACTCATATTAAGGAGCCTAAATGA
- the fliR gene encoding flagellar biosynthetic protein FliR, which translates to MELVAYITEPNSVAVFLLLLARFGGVFAFFPFFDNQLISINVRAGMVFFMSVAFFPLVNTQLPDISMEEFIVAVLFEVMSGFMASICLQIVFAMLSFGGELISFTMGLTMASAYDPVSGAQKPIIAQLIAILGLLIALSLDFHHTIFLIMSHSLSATPLGGFVFEPKSVAYFVKAFGNIFAVGFSMAFPVLAIILLSDVIFGMIMKTHPQFNLLAIGFPVKIAIAFVVLILTISTIIYTFKNELKNAFLAVGKLFLGQ; encoded by the coding sequence ATGGAGCTTGTCGCTTACATCACAGAGCCTAATAGCGTCGCTGTATTTTTGCTACTACTCGCACGTTTTGGTGGGGTGTTTGCGTTTTTCCCTTTTTTTGATAATCAGCTTATTAGCATTAATGTTCGCGCAGGAATGGTGTTTTTTATGAGCGTGGCGTTTTTTCCCCTAGTCAATACGCAACTGCCCGATATCAGTATGGAGGAGTTTATCGTTGCAGTTTTGTTTGAAGTAATGTCAGGCTTTATGGCTTCTATTTGTTTGCAAATTGTGTTTGCTATGCTTAGTTTTGGCGGGGAGCTTATCAGCTTTACTATGGGGCTTACTATGGCGAGTGCTTATGACCCTGTGAGTGGGGCGCAAAAGCCTATCATTGCGCAACTCATTGCGATTTTAGGACTGCTTATCGCATTAAGCCTAGATTTTCATCATACGATTTTTCTTATCATGTCTCATAGCCTTAGTGCCACGCCTTTAGGGGGATTTGTCTTTGAACCAAAGAGTGTGGCATATTTTGTTAAGGCTTTTGGTAATATTTTTGCTGTGGGATTCTCTATGGCTTTCCCTGTGTTAGCCATTATTCTGCTTTCTGATGTGATTTTTGGTATGATTATGAAGACCCACCCGCAATTCAACCTTCTTGCCATAGGATTCCCTGTAAAAATCGCCATTGCTTTTGTCGTGCTGATCCTTACCATTTCTACAATTATTTATACATTCAAAAATGAGCTAAAAAATGCCTTTCTTGCGGTAGGCAAACTCTTTTTGGGGCAGTAA
- a CDS encoding tetratricopeptide repeat protein — translation MFSYTDPLVGIVILVSIVAIAILLDYYRNRYKERQKETSLKNLAKSYEFIGLREGVEEFLRLSQNPIPTLQFIANAYIQSGDTQEAIKIYLSILENLEHSKEGAKSKVEILQNLGSAYYAAGFLQRAKNIFLEILKNYPKNPQVLIYLLKTYERLNEYENAIDALECIEEIYENDPSSRNERFFYAIGLNKLYLHTLLLINSHNIPLASKISKLSKMKDKEPKLERIILAFFKDTNHSLFWEEVLKSHNIAKLLDILWQFERVDVPLESITHKEIADVYRAKGWIVDNQSCSMFELENMRILKQYSALAVDLDFEYRCHSCKHIFPFENARCSHCGELLNSDVLCKIRKIDNEASYPIL, via the coding sequence ATGTTTTCTTATACTGACCCACTTGTTGGTATTGTTATACTTGTTAGTATTGTTGCAATAGCAATTCTGCTTGATTACTACCGCAATCGTTACAAAGAAAGACAAAAAGAAACTTCCCTTAAAAATCTTGCAAAATCCTATGAGTTTATAGGGCTTAGAGAGGGTGTAGAGGAGTTTCTTAGGCTTTCTCAAAATCCTATCCCCACCTTGCAATTTATCGCCAATGCCTATATCCAAAGTGGCGATACGCAAGAAGCTATTAAGATTTATCTAAGTATTTTGGAAAATTTAGAGCATTCTAAAGAGGGCGCTAAGTCAAAGGTTGAAATATTACAGAATCTTGGGAGTGCCTATTATGCCGCTGGATTCTTGCAAAGGGCAAAAAATATTTTTTTGGAGATTCTTAAAAATTATCCTAAAAATCCACAAGTGCTGATTTATCTGCTAAAAACCTATGAGCGTTTGAATGAGTATGAAAATGCCATTGACGCACTTGAGTGTATTGAGGAGATTTATGAAAATGATCCTTCAAGCAGAAATGAGCGGTTTTTTTATGCTATTGGGTTAAATAAGTTATATCTCCACACATTATTATTAATTAATAGCCATAATATACCTCTTGCAAGCAAGATAAGCAAATTATCTAAGATGAAAGATAAAGAACCAAAGCTTGAGAGGATTATTCTTGCATTTTTCAAAGATACCAACCACTCGCTTTTTTGGGAAGAAGTGCTAAAAAGCCACAATATAGCAAAATTGCTTGATATTTTATGGCAGTTTGAGAGGGTAGATGTGCCACTAGAATCTATCACACACAAGGAGATTGCTGATGTGTATCGTGCAAAAGGCTGGATAGTGGATAATCAAAGTTGCAGTATGTTTGAGCTAGAAAATATGAGAATCTTAAAGCAGTATTCCGCTTTGGCAGTGGATTTAGACTTTGAATATCGCTGCCATAGCTGTAAACATATCTTTCCTTTTGAAAATGCGCGATGTTCGCATTGTGGAGAATTGCTTAATAGTGATGTTCTGTGTAAAATACGAAAGATTGATAATGAAGCAAGTTACCCTATATTGTGA